CTGAGAATAGAGAAGTCCAGACAAATGGGACAGCTCAAAAATTGTGTGTACCTACTGTAATACAAGGCATCATGCTAGGTAAGTAATTCTCAAATTTTACTGTATAGAAGACCCACCTGGGCAAATTCCAAGATTCTTATTAAGTCAAAGGTGGAATTTTCAGAGACCTGCAATTTTCAGCATAAATTCAGTCAATTCGGATTCACTTGGTCCATGAACTCTGATAAACCCTGTGCCAGGTGTCCTAGAGATTAGCCGATATTTGAGTCTCCCGTCTTCTATGAAGTTATATAATCTACAAGgggtaaaaacaaacaatacaaagCAATGTAGGAAAAGTAGTGTAGACAATACAGGCAGGAAAGACTTCAAGAACGAAGGGTCATCTGTAATAACATGATGAGTAGGAATTCATGAAGAACACATTTCCCAGACTTTCAGGAACAATGGTGTTGTAAAACAAGTACAACAAGCAGACAGCTTGGCAGGAACAGAGGATCTGCAGTGAGGATGGAAAAACagtgtcagaaaaaaaagtagaggctCGAGAAAAACATCAGTGCCAACCTAAACAGTATGGGCTTTATTCAGTGCTGGCACTGTAAGCTAATGGTTTTTGAGGAGAGAAATGATAAATTAGGGTGCTGTTCTTTAGCAGAGTACTCTGATGAAGCTATGCAGGATCAAGCAGAATGAGAATAACAGACAATGGGAATAGTGAGTCTGTGAGCACTCACTCttatctcaaagaaatgaaagtcagGAGAGGGCagtgaaaaagattaaaaaggaaggaatggcAACTCTTAATGACTCAGTGCCTATAGGGCAAAGGCAACAATCACAGCTGATTGCTTAATCCTTAAATCCAAATTGTATCACTATCAGCTTCCTGTTACTTTTTAGAACTTTTTCTTATACACTAACTACACTAAATATATAGAGTTCACTTACTTAAAACACAGTCCACAATTAAGAGGTCAGTAAATAGGCCTCTGACTGGCCAAAATACATGTCACATGGTTCATAcactaaaaaaagtatttgtgtatatataataaacacacacatatataatattcagAGCTGCACAATCTTATTTTACACAAAATTCTAGCAAATGTAAGCATCTAATTTCCAAACCCACAGCAGTTTGGAAgcagaaattagaagaaaagagCCTGCTATAGGTAGACATATCTAAGAGTCTGAggttcaagagaaaaaaaaatgaaaactataaaaaagcaCACGCAATCACTCAGGGTAAGTTCTCCACAACTGTTTATTGATCGGTACACATAattcccagaaaaatgaaattaatgaaactCCTCCTTCATGTTCCAAGCAACCACcacagaaagaaaacttttaaacattctttaaagCTAAAGattcccaaataaatatttacctgataaaaagaatttttaaaggacGGCTGATATATGCCAAGATAGACACCCTCTCACCAGCACCCAAGATATAGTCGATAAATAAATAGTTTACAACACACAAAGTTTGAAGATGattaaaaatgctttcataaGGCATCCAATCAAGAATGGTCCCAATGTCATAAGGCATCCAATCAAGAATGGTCCCAATGATGAAGCTTAATTTGGGCAATTCTTTCCTGATGGCTGTGACTTGGAATTCCATGATCCAAATAACATGAGGGCATCCTCGATAAAAATTAACACCAACAAAAGGGTCTTAAATACATACCCTATAAACTTACCTACTGAAATCAGGCAACATAATTTGACACTCAACATCATTAACAGGCTGATCGACAACCAGTTTTTAAATAGCAGACAAGCACATCAGTGTATATTTACGACACCATAACATCAAAATTATCTTAAGCATGTTGTAGGGGTAAAGCAACTAAATGGAATTAGGCCTCTCATTTTCTGGGACgcagcaaaggaagcaagaattGAAGCACACACttcaaaaatttcataaaatggtCAGGCCACATTAAGGTATCAAGGATCAAGCCCCCGAAAACGCCAAATATGCTACATTATAACCATATAAACAGGCGGAGGAGTCAGCTGCGCCCCCACCCAACCCCGTCTATCTCCTTGTGGTCATCCTGGCCCTCTAGAAGCATACGGGACCACACTAACCGAAGCCAAAGAAAACGTGTCTCGGAGACTGCGCGCTCTTCAGAGTGTAACCTGCGACCCACAAACCATTTGGTGGATTTCAAATCAGCGTTTTTAGTGAGAGGGAATGGAACAGGGCACAAATTATCAGACGGCATCACATGTAACAAGGGTGAATAGTGCTGCTCTGTGAAACTTTCCattcatatatatgttatgtaCTAGACCGTAAtgtaaaaagtatttcttaataCGGGggcagggttaaaaaaaaaaaaaaaaaaagtctgaaagctCTTAACCTTAGAGATGTAGTCTCTAATATAATACCTATAATACCCCCTAATAATACCTGTGTAATtgttacatctaaaaaaaaaattctattttaaaattcatattctaaATGCGTCAGGACCCCAAGGCTGAGTGTTTTCCTTAGTCCTCAGCACCTACATACAATCTCTTTGCTCAAGGTGGCCTCCTGGAAACCAGTCTGAGAGCTCCAGGCGGCATAAGGAGAAAGGGGACGAGTCCCAGCTAGGCCTGGGTCGGTGCCTAGAAGGATGGCtgactcccccccacacacacacccccccccagACAGCAGCCCGGGGCGGTGCCTCCAGGCTCCCGTAACTCAGCAGCCCCCGGGCTGCAGACCCCGCTTCCTCCACGGGCCGCCAACCAACAGTCCGGCTCTTCAACCAACTTCCCTTAACTCCACCCCCCCCACGTCGCCGCCTCCAGAGGAGGGCGTGTGGCCCCTTCTGGCTCCAGCAAACCCCCAGAGCGTCttcccggggcgggggtgggggggggggctaggACCCTGGAGTCCCCATCTCCCGCAGGGCATGAAGCTGCACACACAGATCCTTGCGGTGGCTCCCCTCCCAGACCCCAGGCCAGGgtcccgccctgccctgccctgccctgccctgccctcccctccggGGCCCCATCTTACTCCAAGTCCCTCACTTCTCAGCGTCTCCCAACTTGCAGGGCAAAAAGCGATTCTCCCAAAAGCCCGTCCCAGACTCCCGCCCCCTGTCACCGTCCCCTGGAAGGGGCAGGCCTGGCGCCCCAGGAGCGTGGAAGTGCCCGCCGGCTCCGTTCCCCTCCGAGCCTCCCTGGGGACACGTCCTCTGCTTTTGTTTGGGTTCGTCTTCTTCCCCTTGGGATGCAGGGGTTCCGAGACGAAGTTTCCGGTTCGGCAGCAGCCGGGGGCGGCCCATCCCCCACGGCCCTGGGGAGCGCGAGCAGCCTCCGGCCCGGGGCccagcccgccgcccgcccgcccgcccggcccggccgcccccgccccgccccgccccgccccgagggcttccccgcggcgcccccgccccgccccgccccgcccccaccccgcgccccgggcAGGAACGGCCCTCCGCGCCTCGGCTCCGGAGGGGAGCGCCCGGGAGCCGGCGGGCCCGGGCTCCACTCACCCCTCAGCCCGGGAGGCGGGGGAGCTGCTGCGGCGGCTCCTCGGGCGGcgccttcctcccccctcccggcTCCGCCTCCGGCCTGCTCCcggccggccccggccccgcgccgctGCACCGCGTCCCCCGCTCCGGCCGCCGGGGCCCAGTGTCCTGCCTTGACCCGGAAGCAGCTCTCACGGCCCCACAACAACACGTGACCCCGCCGCACGTGTCACGTCCGCTgcgtgcaggggaggggggcccgGGGGAGCGCGGCCGCCGCCGTCGGCCTCGGGTTGCCATGGCGACGGGGCGGGGCACCTGCCCTTGCCCTCGGCCTCGCGGAGGGGCGCCCTCGGCGCCAAGGAGGGGTGAACCGCCCCAGCAGGGTGAGGTAGGGGCGAGCGGCGCGGAGCCTGGGCGGCCGAGAGGCAGCTGCCTTCCACTCGGGGCGTTGGCCCGACCCTCCGCGGGCTCACCTGCCTCTGTCGACCCCGATCAGCTCACCCCCCGCCTCTGCCTGCGGTTTCCTCGCGAGGTGAGCCCCAGGATGCTCTTGCAGGACGATGCGCTCACGCTCTGGCCTGTatccgccccccccctccccccccgctccccgcagGGCCTGGGGCGTCCTGAGCTCTCCGCGCCCCGGCACCGACCGAGTAGCACCGGCCTCCCCCTTCCAGGAGCACCTTCTAGGTACTGGGCCCTGTGCGTCGGCTCTTTCTAAGTTTTACAACTTGCAAGAGTGATGAGCATTTGGTAGACTTGAAATCGGAAGCTCACGGAGCTCCAGTGATCTGCCCCCAAGACCACGCAGTTGGTAGAAGGGAACAGGCCGCGATGTGAATCCAGGTTAGTCTGGCCGCAAACTGAAGGCCATGCATGCCCTAGCTCCGTATACGCCGCCGTATGTGACTGCCGGGCTGTGATTGCTTATGCACTCACTTATTTGTCCGTTTCTTTTGCAGGAACATTCATGGACTGGGGATGCTGTTGACTGATCCCCGAAGAGAATTCAGCCTCGTATGGATATGTCAGCTTGAAGGGCTAGGAATTGGAAAGGTCTATGTGCTACGCACATGAGGTGTATGTGTCAGGGAGCTGGTGAGGAATTGTGACACACATGGACGTGTATATATTGGTTCCTAGAGTGACAGAGACAAAGTTCTTTAAGGGGGACCCAATGGCAGCTTATCACCATCACTCCTAGGGAGGGACTGACTTCTCTCATTGTGTTTTGTCTTACCACATCGGAAGAGCTTAGAGAAGTTAGAGGGAGAGCTGGAAAAGCCCCAGagctgtgttaaaaaaaaaaaaaaaaaagatttatttattttaaaaagagagagtagggggaggggcaaagggaaagaaactcCAGCAaactcccctgctgagcacagagcccaaagcagggcttggtcccaagatcctgagatcatgtcctgagccagaatcaagaatcaggtgctcaacggactgagccacccaggtgcccctccagaaATGCTGGTGAAAGAAAATGCTTTGAGGATCAAGGGGAGGGTGAGCCAAGCAGTGTGGCTTAGGTTGCTGAGGTGGGGACTTTCCTCCTTCTGCAGAGAACAGAGCAGTACCCTCAAAGTACCCTCAGTGGCAAGGAccagaaaagaacaaagggaCATAAGTGCATAGGAGGGAGAACAAGGTTGATGCTGCATGGATATTTTGTTGATAGACTCCTTGTGAGCTCAGGTGGCATTGGGCGCACACATAGAAATACTGGGGAGGCTAGATATCCTGTGAGCAactagaaaaagacaagaaatgtgGATTATTAGTGgacaatgtatataaatacatatatgagtATCATCTGTAACTGAGTATGATTAGTTATatgtgcctttgttttttttttttgagatttccttGAGTCAGTTTGCTTTTATTCCTCTCTCCCGCCTTATAGAACAAACTCCTAAAGACAAGATCAATGTCTCCACCCTTCTGCCTATCTCCATAAGATGGCCAGAATTATGTTTCTAAAACTCCTGTCTGATCATATTATTCTCTGGAACTTAAAATCCTTCTGAGACTTTACCCTCAGGGTAAAGCCACAATGATTGACATGTTCCTCAAGGCTTTCCTGGTCTGGAACCCTGCTGAATTTTCCAGTCTCATCTCTTGCCTTTTTATCCTCTTGCTTTATCACTCTCTGTTCAACCTGGTAGCCACTAGGCatgtgtggctatttaaatttaaattaattaaaatttagttaaattaaaattgcatttcCTGAGTTATATGACACTAGCCACATTTCTTGTGCTCAGTAGCCATATGTGACTATCATATTGGACACTGCTGatccagaatatttttatcatcaaaGTGAGTTCTTTGGGCAGTGACTCTCAAAACCTCATGTATGATATATTCTATGGGAATTCATATTCTTTTGCTTGAAACATTCTTCTTCCCCCCCTACTTGAATCTAAAAATTCTACAGAATTGCTTATTTTATTGTCTCCTTGATAAGTGTGTAAGCCTCAATGAAGGCAGGAGCAAAGTCTATCCTGTTCCCCATTGATTCTCCATTGTCTCTAAAGGATTGTCATGTAGAAGAGAGATGTTGAACTAAAGTGAGAGGCagtaataaaaaggcaaatttctggtctcatcattttttttttttagaaattctttataaTTCAATTGTTTTGACCTAGAAACAGCAATTTCATACGGTTTAACTTAATAGTAAGGAAGAACTTTGGAAGAATCAGAGCTGCTTCAGTTGATTCTAATGAGTTCTGTGTCACTGGGATAGGTTAAGCAAAAGCAGACTGTGTTAGAACAACGTGTGAATATTTCCTGGGTTGGTTAGACTGCTTGACCAGTCTGATTCTAAGAATAGACATCAATGTTTCTCCAACTGAGCCTGTAATTCAAGGTTGAGTATGCCATAATGACAATCATAGTTAGCCAAAGTCTACATACCAGGTACTGCTCAAGATATTTCACATAGATTATTTCCTTAATCCTCACAGTGATCATGTGAAGTCCATTTAGTACCATCAGATTTGCCAAGTGAGAGTCAGGTTAAGTAATATACACAGAAtatacagctagtaaatggcagaggcTGAATTCACATTTAGGTCAGTGTGACACCAGAATCTGAGTGCATAATGGCCCTATAATTATAGGATAGAGTTCTATCATGAAGTTTCAGTCAAATATTTGCATGTCTTTTAATGTAACACATGTTGgttttataatgaatatattcCTTGCACTTAGCTAGGTGGTTTGGGGAAAACAAAGATGGATAAGGCATGGTTCCTACAGCGTAGTTGGAAAGATCATGCAAATACTCAAATAGCAATGACATGGAACAATTaatagtatattattttaaaaagaggagtcattggggcgcctgggtggcttagtggttgagcatctgcctttggctcaggtagcgatcctggggtcctgggatcgagtcccacacaaggctcccc
This window of the Canis lupus dingo isolate Sandy chromosome 5, ASM325472v2, whole genome shotgun sequence genome carries:
- the LOC125755035 gene encoding translation initiation factor IF-2-like; this encodes MQGFRDEVSGSAAAGGGPSPTALGSERPSAPRLRRGAPGSRRARAPLTPQPGRRGSCCGGSSGGAFLPPPGSASGLLPAGPGPAPLHRVPRSGRRGPVSCLDPEAALTAPQQHVTPPHVSRPLRAGEGGPGERGRRRRPRVAMATGRGTCPCPRPRGGAPSAPRRGEPPQQGEVGASGAEPGRPRGSCLPLGALARPSAGSPASVDPDQLTPRLCLRFPREEHSWTGDAVD